From a single Budorcas taxicolor isolate Tak-1 chromosome X, Takin1.1, whole genome shotgun sequence genomic region:
- the LOC128070403 gene encoding actin-related protein T1-like: protein MFNPYTLDTPAVIFDNGSGLCKVGMSGEAGPRHVISSVVGHPKFNMALPEANQKNYVVGEKALFKYEALQLHYPIERGLVTRWDDMEKLWKYLFEWELGVKPCQRPVLMTEPSLNPRETREKTTEVMFETFNVPAFYLSNHAVVALYASASVTGLVVDSGDGITCTVPIFEGYSLPHAVTKLYVAGRDITEHLTRLLLASGCNYPCILNKALVDDIKESLCYVALEPEKELCKKPEEIMKEYKLPDGNVIHLGDQLYQVPEILFAPDHLGVHNPGLSKMVSSSIMKCDTDIQKNLFAEIVLSGGTTLFPGLEERLMKELEQLAFRGTPIKITASPDRCFSAWIGASIVTSLSSFKQMWITSADFMEFGACVVQRRCF, encoded by the coding sequence ATGTTTAACCCATACACATTAGATACTCCAGCCGTAATTTTTGACAACGGATCAGGACTCTGCAAAGTAGGTATGTCTGGAGAGGCTGGGCCCCGTCATGTCATCAGTTCTGTTGTGGGGCACCCTAAATTCAACATGGCTTTACCAGAAGCCAATCAGAAAAATTATGTTGTGGGAGAAAAAGCCCTGTTCAAGTATGAGGCCTTGCAGTTGCACTACCCCATTGAACGTGGACTGGTAACGAGATGGGATGACATGGAGAAACTCTGGAAGTATCTTTTTGAGTGGGAATTGGGAGTAAAACCCTGTCAACGACCTGTGCTCATGACTGAGCCCTCCTTGAACCCAAGAGAGACTCGTGAGAAGACAACAGAGGTGATGTTTGAGACCTTCAATGTGCCTGCCTTCTACCTGTCCAACCACGCGGTCGTAGCACTCTATGCCTCTGCCTCTGTCACGGGCCTAGTGGTGGACAGTGGGGATGGGATCACTTGCACTGTCCCCATCTTTGAGGGTTACTCCCTGCCTCATGCTGTCACCAAGCTCTATGTGGCAGGCAGGGACATCACAGAGCACCTCACCCGACTCCTCCTGGCTAGTGGGTGTAATTACCCTTGCATACTCAACAAGGCCTTAGTGGATGACATAAAAGAGTCGCTCTGCTATGTTGCCTTGGAACCAGAGAAAGAACTCTGTAAGAAGCCAGAGGAGATCATGAAAGAATACAAGCTACCAGATGGGAATGTCATCCACCTTGGGGACCAGCTGTACCAGGTACCTGAGATTCTTTTTGCACCTGACCACCTAGGTGTCCACAACCCAGGACTATCAAAAATGGTTTCCAGCAGCATTATGAAGTGTGACACCGATATCCAGAAGAATCTTTTTGCAGAAATTGTTCTGTCTGGGGGAACCACTCTCTTCCCTGGGCTTGAGGAAAGACTTATGAAGGAACTAGAACAGCTGGCCTTCAGAGGCACTCCCATCAAGATCACTGCTTCTCCTGATAGATGTTTCTCTGCATGGATTGGTGCTTCCATTGTGACTTCTCTGAGCAGTTTCAAGCAAATGTGGATCACTTCTGCAGACTTCATGGAGTTTGGGGCATGTGTTGTCCAGAGAAGATGCTTTTAA